One segment of Hydrogenothermus marinus DNA contains the following:
- a CDS encoding (2Fe-2S) ferredoxin domain-containing protein has product MADQTFRHVFVCMQNKPPGMPSCGAQGSDKIFTKFQEVLMTKPELMSKMAVTPTGCLGPCMFGPNVVVYPDAVWYGRVTPDDVEEIIEKHILGGEPVERLITSKGKPPGMF; this is encoded by the coding sequence ATGGCAGATCAAACTTTTAGACATGTTTTTGTATGTATGCAAAATAAACCACCAGGAATGCCATCTTGTGGAGCTCAAGGCTCTGACAAAATATTTACTAAGTTTCAAGAAGTTTTAATGACTAAACCAGAATTAATGAGTAAAATGGCAGTAACTCCAACAGGATGCTTAGGGCCTTGTATGTTTGGTCCAAATGTAGTTGTTTATCCTGATGCAGTTTGGTATGGAAGGGTTACTCCAGATGATGTAGAAGAAATTATTGAAAAACATATCTTAGGTGGGGAGCCTGTAGAAAGACTTATAACATCTAAAGGAAAACCTCCAGGAATGTTTTAA